A portion of the Mycobacterium paraseoulense genome contains these proteins:
- a CDS encoding pyrimidine reductase family protein codes for MPPRVGIVADVTELASFYAEPPQGVRANMIFSADGAAAFGGRAGPLSCPVDQQLLKVLRGFADVVLVGAGTARAENYGPVRLVDPGRSAPPPIAVISRSGQLPPRLFGDPDRPPILVTCAGAAAARGDAGDDRRPQVLLAGEESVDVALAVALLRARGMHRILCEGGPTVLDELVEADVVDEICVTVAPKLAAGQPVGQRLTPSALPVPVPLRLEHALICDDYLFLRYRR; via the coding sequence GTGCCTCCCCGGGTGGGCATCGTCGCCGACGTCACCGAGCTCGCGTCGTTCTACGCCGAACCCCCGCAAGGGGTGCGGGCCAACATGATCTTCAGCGCCGACGGCGCCGCGGCGTTCGGCGGCCGGGCGGGCCCGCTGTCATGTCCGGTGGATCAACAACTGCTGAAGGTCCTGCGCGGCTTCGCCGACGTCGTCCTGGTGGGCGCCGGGACCGCGCGCGCCGAGAACTACGGCCCGGTGCGGCTGGTCGATCCGGGGCGAAGCGCACCGCCCCCGATCGCGGTGATCAGCCGCAGCGGCCAGCTGCCCCCGCGGCTGTTCGGTGACCCCGACCGGCCGCCGATCCTGGTGACGTGCGCGGGCGCCGCGGCGGCGCGAGGCGACGCCGGCGACGACCGGCGACCGCAGGTGCTGCTGGCCGGCGAGGAATCCGTGGACGTCGCGCTCGCCGTCGCGCTGCTGCGCGCGCGGGGTATGCACCGCATCCTGTGCGAGGGCGGGCCGACCGTGCTCGACGAGCTGGTGGAGGCCGACGTCGTCGACGAGATCTGCGTGACTGTGGCCCCCAAACTCGCCGCCGGCCAGCCCGTGGGCCAGCGCCTGACGCCGTCGGCCCTGCCCGTACCGGTGCCGCTGCGCCTCGAACACGCGCTGATTTGCGACGACTACCTGTTTCTGAGGTACCGCCGCTGA
- a CDS encoding ArsR/SmtB family transcription factor, translated as MSKQQLACCPALATAAMDEDQATDLAAMFKALGDPVRLRLLNLIASHPGGEACVCEISATFDLSQPTISHHLKLLRSAGLLDCERRGTWVYYWVIPAALQRLSSVLKP; from the coding sequence ATGTCAAAACAACAGCTCGCCTGCTGCCCGGCCCTGGCGACGGCCGCCATGGACGAGGACCAGGCCACGGACTTGGCGGCGATGTTCAAAGCGCTGGGCGACCCGGTGCGACTGAGGTTGTTGAACCTGATCGCCAGCCACCCCGGCGGCGAGGCCTGCGTCTGCGAGATATCGGCGACCTTCGACCTCTCGCAGCCAACGATTTCCCATCACCTCAAGCTCCTGCGCTCGGCGGGACTGCTGGACTGCGAGCGGCGCGGCACCTGGGTGTACTACTGGGTGATTCCCGCTGCGCTGCAGCGACTTTCGTCGGTGCTGAAGCCATGA
- a CDS encoding ArsI/CadI family heavy metal resistance metalloenzyme, with product MSRVQLALNVDDLEEAIAFYSKLFNAEPAKVKPGYANFAIADPPLKLVLLENPGHGGSLNHLGVEVASSDTVHAEIARLAERGLVTEEELDTTCCFANQDKVWVTGPGGERWEVYTVLADSDTFGAPADEPCCQA from the coding sequence ATGTCCCGCGTTCAACTCGCCCTCAACGTCGACGACCTCGAGGAGGCGATCGCGTTCTACTCGAAGCTCTTCAACGCGGAGCCGGCCAAGGTCAAACCCGGTTACGCCAACTTCGCGATCGCCGACCCCCCGCTCAAACTGGTGCTGCTCGAAAACCCGGGCCACGGTGGCAGCCTCAACCACCTCGGCGTCGAAGTCGCCTCGAGCGACACCGTGCACGCCGAAATCGCCCGCCTCGCCGAGCGGGGGCTGGTGACCGAGGAGGAACTCGACACCACCTGCTGCTTCGCCAATCAGGACAAGGTTTGGGTCACCGGCCCGGGCGGAGAACGCTGGGAGGTCTACACCGTCCTGGCCGACTCCGACACCTTCGGAGCCCCTGCCGACGAACCCTGCTGCCAGGCCTAG
- a CDS encoding DUF1490 family protein, translating to MAVHGFMAKAMPTVVTGVVGAAAYEALAKAPWRKATVIATAWGIRVAREAERKAGQSAEQARLTVADVLAEARERAGREGAPLTVAGPGGGE from the coding sequence ATGGCAGTGCATGGATTTATGGCAAAGGCGATGCCGACGGTGGTGACCGGAGTGGTGGGGGCCGCCGCCTACGAGGCCCTGGCGAAGGCCCCTTGGCGGAAGGCCACGGTGATCGCCACGGCCTGGGGCATCCGGGTCGCCCGCGAGGCGGAGCGCAAAGCCGGACAGAGCGCCGAGCAGGCTCGACTGACGGTCGCCGACGTGCTGGCGGAAGCGCGAGAGCGTGCCGGCCGGGAAGGTGCGCCGCTGACGGTGGCGGGCCCGGGCGGCGGCGAATGA
- a CDS encoding arsenate reductase/protein-tyrosine-phosphatase family protein, with product MVAGETAVPSLMRMASHPVRWALLTELAGSDRRVRELAAAVDEPQNLISYHLRLLRSAGLVDARRSSFDGRDTYYRLSLTGCAGAFREAAAALHPALAPSPVANPASRSVLFLCTGNSARSPMAEALLRRRGQGRIRAASAGSHPKPHLHPNAIRIMRDRYGIDLGAQRPQPLTAVARRRFDCVITLCDRVREYARDHGLDTTMHWSLPDPSSAGYPEFGRVASELDDRIDFLLPDLAAYPRGR from the coding sequence ATGGTGGCTGGCGAAACGGCGGTTCCGTCGCTGATGCGGATGGCGTCGCATCCGGTGCGCTGGGCGCTGCTGACCGAGCTCGCGGGCAGCGACCGCCGGGTGCGGGAGTTGGCCGCCGCCGTCGACGAGCCGCAGAACCTGATCTCCTATCACCTGCGGCTGCTGCGCTCGGCCGGGCTGGTCGACGCGCGGCGCAGCAGTTTCGACGGCCGCGACACCTACTACCGCCTGAGCCTGACGGGATGCGCCGGGGCATTCCGGGAGGCGGCCGCCGCGCTGCACCCCGCGCTCGCACCGTCGCCGGTCGCCAACCCGGCGTCGCGCTCGGTGCTGTTCTTGTGTACCGGCAACAGCGCGCGCTCGCCCATGGCCGAGGCTCTGCTCCGGCGCCGGGGCCAGGGCCGCATCCGTGCCGCGAGCGCGGGCAGCCATCCCAAACCGCACCTGCACCCCAACGCGATACGCATCATGCGGGACAGGTACGGCATCGACCTCGGTGCGCAGCGACCGCAACCGCTGACCGCCGTGGCGCGGCGCCGCTTCGACTGCGTCATCACGCTGTGCGACAGGGTGCGCGAGTACGCCCGCGACCATGGCCTGGACACGACGATGCACTGGAGCCTGCCCGACCCGTCGAGCGCGGGCTACCCGGAATTCGGGCGGGTGGCAAGCGAACTGGACGACCGCATCGACTTCCTCCTGCCCGATCTCGCCGCCTACCCGCGGGGGCGATGA
- a CDS encoding flavin reductase family protein, producing MTDRGEDAFEKLVSLLNYPMFVVTTRADGVAAGCLVGFASQTSIHPPRFLVGLSRKNHTFRVAGDATHLAVHVFDHDHLGIVELFGSQTGDKTNKFDRCSWHSGPAGVPILDDAAAWFVGEILERFSLGDHVGHLLAPVDGQPPRELESWVSFGDVRHLEPGHEA from the coding sequence ATGACCGACCGGGGAGAAGACGCGTTCGAAAAGCTGGTAAGCCTGCTGAACTACCCGATGTTCGTCGTGACCACGCGGGCCGACGGCGTCGCGGCGGGCTGCCTGGTCGGATTCGCCAGCCAGACCAGCATCCACCCGCCCCGATTCCTGGTCGGCCTGTCCAGGAAGAACCACACGTTCCGGGTCGCCGGCGACGCGACGCACCTGGCGGTGCACGTCTTCGACCACGACCACCTCGGCATCGTGGAGCTCTTCGGCAGCCAAACCGGCGACAAGACCAACAAGTTCGACCGGTGCTCGTGGCACAGCGGTCCGGCGGGGGTGCCCATCCTCGACGACGCCGCCGCATGGTTCGTCGGTGAAATTCTCGAGCGTTTCTCGCTGGGCGACCACGTCGGGCATCTGCTCGCACCGGTGGACGGCCAGCCGCCGCGCGAACTCGAGAGCTGGGTGTCCTTCGGCGACGTCCGCCACCTGGAACCCGGCCACGAGGCGTAG
- a CDS encoding DUF2182 domain-containing protein: protein MDDSHRSGWSWTDIWLPALLLAIAGLGWWWSVAGAAATQGDSMRMTAQSAMSLVAFLIAWVAMMAAMMLPPVLPVVRRYAHAAADKAAPAIMFVTGYLGLWGALGIPAYVASIRLDPMVHACSWVGRVAGAVAVLAGLHQLTPFKATCLRHCRWPISAPGGSGRLSGAGRAFLAGGRYGVYCVGSCWMLMLLMIAFGTMQLAWMMGLAVVIWLERSTPFGDQLRRLTAATLVLLGITLLAHPTLVTHLIS from the coding sequence GTGGACGACAGCCATCGATCGGGGTGGTCGTGGACCGACATCTGGTTGCCGGCACTCCTGCTGGCGATAGCGGGGCTGGGCTGGTGGTGGTCGGTGGCCGGCGCCGCGGCCACGCAAGGCGACTCGATGCGGATGACTGCCCAGTCTGCGATGTCGCTGGTCGCCTTCCTCATCGCGTGGGTGGCGATGATGGCCGCGATGATGCTCCCGCCCGTCCTGCCCGTCGTCCGGCGCTACGCCCACGCCGCTGCCGACAAGGCTGCGCCGGCGATCATGTTCGTCACCGGATATCTGGGCTTGTGGGGCGCGTTGGGTATCCCGGCCTACGTGGCGTCAATTCGCTTGGATCCGATGGTCCACGCGTGCTCGTGGGTCGGCCGCGTCGCCGGTGCGGTGGCGGTGCTCGCAGGTCTGCATCAGCTCACGCCCTTCAAGGCGACATGCCTGCGGCATTGCCGCTGGCCGATCTCCGCGCCCGGCGGATCCGGCCGCCTTAGCGGGGCGGGCCGCGCATTTCTCGCCGGTGGCCGATACGGCGTTTATTGCGTCGGCTCCTGCTGGATGCTGATGTTGCTGATGATCGCTTTCGGCACAATGCAATTGGCATGGATGATGGGGCTCGCGGTGGTGATCTGGCTGGAAAGGTCGACCCCGTTCGGCGACCAGCTCAGGCGCCTGACGGCGGCGACCCTGGTACTCCTCGGCATTACATTGTTGGCCCACCCGACACTTGTCACCCACCTCATCTCCTGA
- the csoR gene encoding copper-sensing transcriptional repressor CsoR, whose translation MGDELTDKKRAALNRLKTVRGHLDGIIRMVESDAYCVDVMKQISAVQSSLERANRVMLHNHLETCFSAAVIDGRGQAAIAELIDAVKFTPALTGPQAQLTGAAVGEDADHEPATAGSRS comes from the coding sequence ATGGGTGACGAACTGACGGACAAGAAGCGTGCGGCGCTGAATCGGCTCAAGACGGTTCGCGGCCACCTCGACGGGATCATCCGGATGGTGGAGTCCGACGCCTACTGCGTCGACGTCATGAAGCAGATCTCCGCGGTCCAATCCTCGCTCGAACGCGCGAACCGCGTGATGCTGCACAACCACTTGGAGACCTGTTTCTCCGCCGCGGTGATCGATGGCCGCGGTCAGGCCGCCATCGCCGAACTGATCGACGCGGTCAAGTTCACACCCGCTCTGACGGGCCCGCAGGCGCAGCTCACCGGCGCTGCGGTCGGCGAGGACGCAGACCACGAGCCGGCGACGGCCGGAAGCCGGAGTTGA
- a CDS encoding APC family permease has product MADNDTGELRRSLGVFDAVTIGLGSMLGAGIFAALGPAARAAGPGLLLGLAVAAVVAYCNATSSARLAARYPASGGTYVYGRERLGEFWGYLAGWGFVVGKTASCAAMALTIGAYAWPSHAHPVAVAAVVALTAVNYAGVQKSAWLTRVIVALVLAVLAAVIVAAFASGAAGAEALRPVGTTVGGVVQAAGLLFFAFAGYARIATLGEEVRDPARTIPRAIPVALAIALAVYALVAVAALAVLGPRRLGRATAPLVDTVRAAGTGWLVPVVQVGAAVAALGSLLALILGVSRTTLAMARDRHLPHALTAVHPRFGVPHRAELLIGVVVAVLAATVDLRGAIGFSSFAVLIYYAVANASAFTLRPDEGRPVPAIPVIGSIGCVVLAFAMPLSSVLPGLVVLGIGVAAHAIRRARAK; this is encoded by the coding sequence TTGGCCGACAACGACACCGGCGAGCTTCGCCGAAGCCTGGGCGTGTTCGACGCGGTGACGATCGGACTGGGCTCGATGCTCGGGGCCGGGATCTTCGCCGCGCTCGGCCCCGCGGCGCGCGCCGCGGGCCCGGGACTGCTGCTGGGGCTGGCGGTCGCCGCGGTGGTGGCGTACTGCAACGCCACCTCGTCCGCCCGGTTGGCCGCCCGCTACCCCGCCTCCGGTGGCACCTATGTGTACGGCCGCGAGCGGCTGGGGGAGTTCTGGGGATATCTGGCGGGGTGGGGCTTCGTCGTCGGCAAGACCGCCTCGTGCGCAGCGATGGCCCTGACCATCGGCGCCTACGCGTGGCCGTCGCACGCCCACCCGGTTGCCGTCGCCGCGGTGGTGGCGCTCACCGCGGTGAACTACGCCGGGGTGCAGAAGTCGGCCTGGCTCACCCGCGTCATCGTCGCGCTCGTGCTGGCCGTGCTGGCCGCGGTGATCGTCGCGGCATTCGCCTCGGGGGCGGCCGGTGCCGAGGCGCTTCGCCCGGTGGGCACGACCGTGGGCGGGGTGGTTCAGGCCGCCGGGCTGCTGTTCTTCGCCTTCGCCGGCTACGCGCGCATCGCCACCCTGGGCGAGGAAGTGCGCGATCCGGCGCGCACCATCCCGCGCGCGATACCGGTCGCGCTGGCCATCGCCCTGGCCGTCTACGCCCTGGTGGCGGTGGCCGCACTCGCGGTGCTGGGGCCACGACGCCTCGGCCGGGCGACGGCGCCACTGGTCGACACGGTGCGGGCGGCCGGAACGGGCTGGCTCGTCCCCGTCGTGCAGGTGGGCGCGGCGGTCGCGGCGCTCGGCTCGCTGCTGGCGTTGATCCTGGGCGTATCGCGCACCACGCTGGCCATGGCCCGCGACCGCCACCTGCCCCACGCGCTCACCGCCGTGCACCCGCGGTTCGGGGTGCCGCACCGCGCGGAGTTGCTGATCGGTGTCGTCGTGGCGGTGCTGGCCGCCACCGTCGACCTCAGGGGCGCTATAGGTTTCTCGTCGTTCGCCGTGCTGATCTACTACGCGGTTGCCAACGCCTCGGCGTTCACCCTCCGGCCGGATGAGGGCCGCCCGGTCCCGGCGATCCCGGTGATCGGATCGATCGGCTGCGTCGTCCTGGCGTTCGCGATGCCGCTGTCGTCGGTGCTGCCCGGCCTGGTGGTACTGGGCATCGGCGTCGCCGCCCATGCGATTCGGCGCGCCCGGGCGAAGTAG